From one Mycolicibacterium sp. HK-90 genomic stretch:
- the garA gene encoding glycogen accumulation regulator GarA — MTDKDSNSGADQSSEDVTVETTSVFRADFLNELDAPAAAGTEGAVSGVEGLPAGSALLVVKRGPNAGSRFLLDQPTTSAGRHPDSDIFLDDVTVSRRHAEFRLESGEFQVVDVGSLNGTYVNREPVDSAVLANGDEVQIGKFRLVFLTGPRSDDDSGPTS, encoded by the coding sequence GTGACGGACAAAGACAGCAATTCGGGGGCCGACCAGTCGTCGGAAGACGTGACGGTGGAAACCACATCGGTTTTCCGCGCGGACTTCCTCAACGAACTGGATGCACCCGCAGCGGCCGGTACCGAAGGCGCCGTTTCCGGCGTCGAGGGCCTGCCCGCGGGTTCGGCATTGCTCGTCGTCAAGCGCGGACCCAATGCCGGGTCGCGTTTCCTGCTCGATCAGCCGACCACGTCGGCCGGGCGTCATCCGGACAGCGACATCTTCCTCGACGACGTCACCGTCAGCCGCCGGCACGCCGAGTTCCGGTTGGAGAGCGGTGAGTTCCAGGTTGTCGACGTCGGCAGCCTCAACGGCACGTACGTCAACCGCGAGCCGGTCGATTCGGCCGTGCTCGCCAACGGTGACGAGGTGCAGATCGGGAAGTTCCGCCTGGTGTTCCTCACCGGCCCCCGGTCTGACGACGACAGCGGCCCGACCAGCTAG